One Clostridium estertheticum DNA segment encodes these proteins:
- a CDS encoding lysophospholipid acyltransferase family protein, whose product MNKISDFLGKITTFISIYYIKFVYKTSKIVSTGQYTLLQSAHDEKFIIVFWHGDSYCLYPYLSGQGLYVITTNNGRGDYINLICDHFGYKTIRIPDESEGGNFLFKIRREISGPGCANLTITLDGPLGPYHQPKRFPFITAVLTKRKVLPLTINCKRKIQLKGRWDNFTIPLPFNKIELHVYDPLEVSKKDLDNEAIAIRKQVLKTMQ is encoded by the coding sequence TGAATAAAATATCTGATTTTCTCGGCAAAATCACCACATTTATTTCTATTTATTATATTAAATTTGTGTACAAAACTAGCAAAATAGTATCTACTGGCCAATATACACTTTTGCAATCTGCTCATGATGAAAAATTTATTATTGTATTTTGGCATGGGGATAGCTACTGCTTATATCCTTACCTTAGCGGACAAGGGCTCTACGTAATTACTACTAATAATGGACGTGGAGATTACATTAATTTAATATGTGATCATTTTGGATACAAGACAATTCGAATACCTGATGAAAGTGAAGGTGGAAACTTTTTATTTAAAATTCGACGTGAAATAAGTGGACCCGGCTGTGCTAATTTAACAATTACTCTTGATGGTCCCTTAGGTCCTTATCATCAGCCAAAGCGGTTTCCATTTATCACAGCAGTGCTTACAAAGCGTAAGGTGCTACCTCTTACAATCAATTGTAAAAGAAAAATACAATTAAAAGGCAGATGGGACAACTTCACCATTCCTCTACCTTTTAACAAAATTGAACTTCATGTTTATGATCCACTAGAGGTGAGCAAAAAAGACCTAGACAATGAAGCTATAGCTATAAGAAAGCAAGTCCTAAAAACGATGCAATAG